The Chryseobacterium aureum genome contains a region encoding:
- a CDS encoding TolC family protein yields the protein MNRIAVLCLAVSSFMAAQQQMSLLECEEAFQKNNLQLLAEQYNINMADADILQAKIWELPQLSGQFNAYNPQDKKFFDVGHSKGAGITQLIYMGGKKKNEIAFARSNKELAQLQFSQLLVDLRSQLRSAYFNLYYEKLKLENTNRQLGYMNDLLNAYRVQSAKGNVSLKDAVRLQSIVIQLNHDKLAINKNILEFEQNLKVLTGVSEEIEPRMSETEAKEALTAQPFGDEDELKSKALENNADYRYNLKLIDNSKLYAQWQKSLNVPDITVGAAWDQAGGTFNNEANLTLGIPLPLWKANQGNVVKANYAIQQNQKNADFQKMTLETKVQSAYKTWKAQYDQLLDVKTTDLQNMELVYNGMLTNFRKGNVNLIEFTDFMDSYRETALQIYDMKNEIMQSAEQLNQLVQTKIFY from the coding sequence ATGAACAGAATTGCAGTGCTGTGCCTCGCCGTTTCCTCATTCATGGCGGCACAACAGCAGATGTCTCTTTTGGAATGCGAAGAAGCCTTTCAGAAGAACAACCTTCAGCTGCTCGCCGAACAGTACAACATCAATATGGCTGATGCGGATATTCTGCAGGCTAAAATCTGGGAATTACCCCAATTGAGCGGTCAGTTCAACGCTTACAACCCTCAGGACAAAAAGTTTTTTGATGTAGGGCACTCCAAAGGGGCGGGAATTACCCAACTGATCTACATGGGAGGTAAAAAGAAAAATGAAATTGCTTTTGCCAGGTCCAATAAAGAACTGGCTCAGCTTCAGTTTTCACAACTGTTGGTAGATTTAAGATCCCAACTTCGTTCTGCGTATTTCAACCTTTACTATGAAAAACTAAAACTGGAGAATACCAACAGGCAGCTAGGTTATATGAATGATCTTTTGAATGCTTACCGTGTACAGTCTGCTAAAGGAAACGTATCCCTTAAAGATGCTGTCAGATTACAGAGCATAGTGATCCAGCTGAATCATGATAAGCTGGCGATCAATAAAAATATTCTTGAATTTGAACAGAATTTAAAAGTTTTAACCGGAGTTTCGGAAGAAATTGAACCCAGAATGTCTGAAACTGAAGCTAAAGAAGCTCTTACAGCACAGCCTTTCGGAGATGAAGATGAACTGAAAAGTAAAGCGCTGGAGAATAATGCAGATTACAGATATAACCTGAAGCTTATTGATAACAGCAAGCTCTATGCACAATGGCAGAAATCATTGAACGTACCTGATATTACCGTAGGTGCTGCATGGGATCAGGCTGGAGGAACTTTTAATAATGAAGCGAATCTGACCTTGGGAATTCCTTTGCCTTTATGGAAAGCCAATCAGGGGAATGTGGTAAAAGCCAATTATGCCATTCAGCAGAACCAGAAAAATGCGGATTTTCAAAAAATGACCCTGGAAACCAAAGTACAGTCTGCCTATAAAACCTGGAAAGCACAATATGACCAGCTTCTGGATGTGAAAACCACAGATCTTCAGAATATGGAACTTGTTTACAATGGAATGCTGACTAATTTCAGAAAAGGAAATGTAAACCTGATTGAATTTACAGACTTTATGGACAGCTACAGGGAAACAGCTCTCCAGATCTACGATATGAAAAATGAAATCATGCAATCGGCAGAGCAACTTAATCAACTAGTACAAACGAAAATCTTCTATTAA
- a CDS encoding ISAon1 family transposase N-terminal region protein yields MQNETELLKFLLPESLIEYFHIVSFENIENTLHIHFEEKNSIPKELSSFSLQSKGFLPEITIDDFPLRGKSVKLHIKRRRWTDVKTGKILQRNWNLIADGTRMTLDFAEFLKKICRY; encoded by the coding sequence GTGCAAAATGAAACCGAACTTCTTAAATTCTTACTTCCAGAATCTTTAATTGAATATTTTCATATAGTGAGCTTTGAAAATATAGAAAACACTCTTCATATCCATTTCGAAGAAAAAAATAGTATTCCAAAGGAACTATCATCTTTTAGCTTACAGTCCAAAGGATTTCTTCCTGAAATTACGATAGATGATTTTCCCTTGCGTGGAAAATCTGTGAAGCTGCATATCAAACGCAGGAGATGGACAGATGTAAAGACCGGAAAAATACTTCAAAGAAACTGGAATCTAATAGCTGATGGTACCCGGATGACTCTGGATTTTGCAGAGTTCTTAAAAAAAATCTGCCGATACTAA
- a CDS encoding tyrosine-type recombinase/integrase, which produces MLEKFLEYLQFEKRYSPHTVTSYKKDLEDFSYFLLRTESADNLAKADKKIIRNFIVELSENGISKRSINRKLSSLRSFYLFLLKIGEIKVSPTEGISSLKFYAEKQIPMSKEEMTDLNDRVFEQIHDVLEKCIMEVLYQTGMRKAELCGLIFENVDLYGNELKVIGKGNKERVIPVSDELSELLKSYLEIRNPQAEFKSCFFVNKKGKKLNEKFVYVVVNKYLSLITTKEKKSPHILRHSFATHVLDNGAEISKVKKILGHSSLASTQVYTNANIEQLKKVFNQAHPRASKKEEL; this is translated from the coding sequence ATGCTGGAAAAGTTTTTAGAATACCTGCAATTCGAAAAAAGATATTCTCCTCATACCGTCACAAGCTACAAAAAAGACCTTGAAGACTTTTCCTATTTCCTTCTCCGGACAGAATCTGCTGACAATTTAGCAAAAGCAGATAAGAAAATTATCAGAAATTTTATTGTTGAACTGAGTGAAAATGGTATTTCAAAGAGAAGTATCAACAGAAAATTATCTTCCCTCCGAAGTTTTTATCTTTTTCTTTTAAAAATTGGTGAAATTAAGGTTTCTCCCACCGAAGGTATCTCGTCCCTGAAGTTTTATGCTGAAAAACAGATTCCTATGTCTAAAGAAGAAATGACAGACCTTAATGATAGGGTCTTCGAGCAGATACATGATGTGCTTGAAAAATGTATTATGGAAGTGCTTTATCAGACAGGGATGCGTAAGGCAGAACTTTGTGGCCTGATATTTGAGAATGTTGACTTATACGGAAATGAATTAAAAGTAATAGGGAAGGGAAATAAAGAAAGGGTAATTCCTGTTTCTGATGAACTGTCTGAACTCCTTAAAAGTTATCTGGAAATAAGAAATCCACAGGCGGAATTTAAATCCTGTTTTTTTGTGAATAAGAAAGGGAAAAAACTCAACGAAAAATTTGTTTATGTGGTAGTTAATAAGTACCTTAGTCTTATAACAACGAAAGAAAAAAAAAGTCCTCACATCCTTCGGCATAGCTTTGCTACACATGTTTTGGATAATGGGGCGGAGATCTCCAAAGTTAAAAAAATATTAGGGCATTCCAGTCTTGCCAGTACTCAAGTCTATACGAATGCTAATATTGAACAATTGAAAAAAGTGTTTAATCAGGCTCACCCTCGAGCATCAAAAAAAGAAGAATTATGA
- a CDS encoding ISAon1 family transposase has protein sequence MYGVNGRKFQRQYKKSISDFRNWKHRSHAQEWIVYPENLSESLSLDEVALSDGELYTVLTSKKAKGKKGSIVAIVKGTRSEVVIEHLLKIDRRQRMMVKEVTLDMAGSMKLIAKRSFPAASMVIDRFHVQKLAIEAIQEIRIQHRWEAIEAENNIADESSKEIFDNGDTRKQLLARSRYLLYKSRKKWSESQRQRAAILFTQYPDLEKAYHLADGLRNIYNQNILKSVAITKLAHWFKNVEEAGFKSFSILRKTIIHHYRDILNYFDKRSTNAAAESFNAKIKNFRMQLRGVKDRNFFLFRLTKLFA, from the coding sequence ATGTACGGGGTAAACGGTCGGAAATTTCAGCGGCAATACAAAAAGAGTATCAGCGATTTTCGAAACTGGAAGCATAGATCCCATGCCCAAGAGTGGATTGTTTATCCTGAAAATCTTTCAGAATCTTTATCCTTAGATGAAGTAGCACTCTCTGATGGAGAATTGTACACTGTTCTTACCTCCAAAAAAGCAAAAGGTAAGAAAGGCAGCATTGTGGCCATCGTTAAAGGAACCCGGAGTGAAGTAGTTATAGAACATCTTTTAAAGATCGACCGAAGGCAAAGGATGATGGTAAAAGAAGTTACTTTGGATATGGCGGGCTCAATGAAACTTATTGCGAAAAGGAGCTTTCCTGCCGCCTCTATGGTAATAGATCGCTTTCATGTCCAAAAATTAGCTATAGAGGCTATTCAGGAAATTAGAATACAACACCGCTGGGAAGCTATTGAAGCAGAAAATAATATTGCTGATGAATCCTCAAAAGAAATTTTTGATAATGGAGATACCCGGAAACAGCTTTTAGCAAGAAGCAGGTATTTACTTTATAAAAGCCGAAAGAAATGGAGTGAATCTCAAAGACAGCGAGCTGCCATACTTTTCACTCAATATCCTGATTTGGAAAAGGCTTATCATCTGGCTGATGGGCTTAGGAATATTTATAATCAGAATATCTTGAAATCTGTAGCGATCACTAAGCTGGCCCACTGGTTTAAAAACGTTGAAGAAGCAGGTTTTAAATCATTTTCCATTTTAAGAAAAACGATAATACATCATTACAGAGATATTTTAAACTATTTTGATAAAAGAAGCACTAATGCAGCAGCTGAATCTTTTAATGCGAAAATCAAAAACTTCAGAATGCAACTCAGAGGAGTCAAAGACAGAAACTTTTTTCTCTTCAGATTAACCAAACTTTTTGCTTAG
- a CDS encoding HPF/RaiA family ribosome-associated protein: MKISVQSIGLTPHEPLESHIDKKVSKLDTFYDKIQECKVFLKVENNADKANKTAEIILAVPGDDIVVKKTSTSFEESLDLCVDTAKKLLIKKKEMA; this comes from the coding sequence ATGAAGATTTCAGTTCAATCAATTGGTTTAACACCACACGAACCACTAGAGTCACACATTGACAAAAAAGTAAGCAAATTGGATACCTTTTATGATAAAATTCAGGAGTGCAAGGTATTTTTAAAAGTGGAAAATAATGCTGATAAAGCTAATAAAACTGCTGAGATTATTTTAGCCGTTCCGGGAGATGATATTGTCGTAAAGAAGACATCCACAAGTTTTGAAGAAAGTTTGGATCTTTGTGTTGATACAGCTAAAAAGCTACTAATCAAGAAAAAAGAAATGGCATAG
- a CDS encoding efflux RND transporter periplasmic adaptor subunit, with protein sequence MKTYIIPVLMVLSLAACSKKEEEKNVHAKKGFELSNTMLNSISLAKVETKNIEDEYSFYGKISADKNSYIDVYPLVGGNVMSVNVELGDYVKKGQVLATIRSTELAEIQKDVSDAKTDLVVAKNNLRVAKELYEGKLNTERDVLEAKSQLQKAEDQLQRAAAVSTVYNVKTGNIYSVVAPISGYIVQKSINKDMQLRSDRSDNIFDVANTTNVWAIMNVNESDIDKISLGMKAQVSTLSYPDKVFDGKIDKIFKIIDPQTNAMQARVVLDNANGLLIPDSKATIKVSSLESNTMLTVPSKAVIFDDNKSFVVVFKSRTDVKIREIKVSKQVGDVTYVADGLKEGEEVITNNQLLIYRSLNS encoded by the coding sequence ATGAAAACATATATTATCCCCGTATTAATGGTTCTTTCATTAGCAGCCTGTTCAAAAAAAGAGGAAGAAAAAAACGTTCACGCCAAAAAAGGATTTGAGCTCAGCAATACCATGCTGAATTCTATTTCACTGGCTAAGGTTGAAACAAAGAACATAGAAGATGAATACAGCTTTTACGGAAAAATTTCCGCAGATAAAAACAGTTATATAGATGTTTACCCTCTGGTAGGAGGAAATGTAATGAGTGTAAATGTAGAATTGGGAGACTATGTAAAAAAAGGACAGGTGCTGGCCACCATCAGAAGTACCGAGCTTGCAGAAATTCAAAAAGATGTGAGTGATGCAAAAACAGATCTTGTTGTGGCTAAAAATAACCTTCGTGTTGCAAAAGAACTTTACGAAGGAAAACTAAATACGGAAAGAGATGTTCTGGAAGCCAAAAGTCAGTTACAAAAAGCCGAAGACCAGTTACAGAGAGCCGCAGCAGTAAGTACGGTTTATAATGTGAAAACCGGAAATATATACAGTGTCGTAGCGCCTATCAGTGGTTACATCGTTCAGAAAAGCATCAATAAAGATATGCAGCTGAGAAGTGACAGAAGTGATAATATCTTTGATGTTGCCAATACCACCAATGTATGGGCGATCATGAATGTCAACGAATCTGATATCGATAAAATCAGTCTTGGAATGAAAGCTCAGGTATCTACACTTTCTTATCCGGACAAAGTTTTTGACGGGAAAATTGATAAAATATTCAAAATTATTGATCCGCAGACCAATGCCATGCAGGCAAGAGTTGTTCTGGATAATGCCAATGGCTTATTAATTCCGGACAGTAAAGCAACCATAAAAGTTTCCAGTCTGGAAAGCAATACGATGCTTACCGTTCCTTCCAAAGCTGTGATTTTTGATGATAATAAAAGCTTTGTGGTCGTTTTTAAATCAAGAACGGATGTGAAAATCAGAGAAATCAAAGTATCAAAACAGGTAGGAGATGTAACCTATGTTGCAGACGGTCTGAAAGAAGGAGAAGAAGTAATAACCAACAACCAGCTGCTGATCTACCGTTCACTGAACAGCTAG
- a CDS encoding response regulator transcription factor translates to MNILLLEDDLILSAELCRFLESNNFNCDKIYDGETFLRQIKNSSYDLYLLDINVPKINGLDVCQTIRSFDKNTPIIIISAYGDISDKKDAFTRLADDYLVKPFQFEELLLRINSLLRRKAPSDHSDQEILRIDDLIINKTEQKVYRGGNEISLTLKEFQLLVYLAEAQGRTVSKQQITEHVWEHNFNTNTNTVEVYINFLRKKIDKDFKIKLIHTRSGFGYYLSPL, encoded by the coding sequence ATGAATATTCTTTTATTAGAAGATGATCTCATTCTGTCTGCGGAACTCTGCAGGTTTTTAGAATCCAATAATTTTAATTGTGATAAGATCTATGATGGCGAAACTTTTCTCCGCCAGATAAAAAACAGCAGTTATGATCTGTATCTGCTGGACATTAATGTTCCTAAAATAAATGGGCTTGATGTATGCCAGACGATTCGTTCTTTTGATAAAAATACGCCCATCATCATCATTTCTGCCTATGGCGATATTTCTGATAAAAAAGATGCCTTCACCAGGCTGGCAGATGACTATCTTGTAAAACCTTTTCAGTTTGAAGAACTTCTTTTAAGAATCAATTCCTTACTGAGAAGAAAAGCCCCTTCTGATCATTCAGATCAGGAGATTCTCAGAATTGATGATCTTATTATCAATAAAACAGAGCAGAAAGTCTATCGGGGAGGCAATGAGATCTCTCTGACGCTAAAAGAATTTCAACTGTTGGTTTACCTTGCAGAAGCGCAGGGAAGAACCGTTTCCAAGCAACAGATTACGGAGCATGTATGGGAACATAATTTTAATACCAATACCAACACGGTAGAAGTTTATATCAATTTCCTGAGGAAAAAGATTGATAAAGATTTTAAAATAAAACTGATCCATACCCGTTCTGGATTCGGATACTACCTAAGCCCATTATAA
- a CDS encoding sensor histidine kinase, whose translation MSLKRKIALTISIAFSLLFGMVMAVIYLSFNDFRRDEFKERFRQRLEFTSHFISKSKDFEEEAPVFFNENSDNILLNEKILIFNEKKELIYSTIKDRNVTWDSAMLKELDKKKIIYTEKTIPEIYAALRTINGENYYILTSAFDTNGKSKLGYLKYLLITAYVMSTMLIGFFSYYFVEKFLRPLEDLNKEISEVTAHKLTTQIPVQQSNDEVSVLAKSFNTMIGRLDDVFQSQKDFTASASHEIRTPITRMAFQLENLIKFEEHSPETLSSLKQIQRDVYQLSDLTNSLLLLTKFDKENIQSIYEEVRIDEIIFEAFEAVEKSYPQLKLDFMINEDSSENAFLTIKGIQSLLVIVFINLFKNAAVYSDNTEVNVLITETNENLSIEVISHGNTISEEEQAKLFEAFTRGNNAQNISGSGLGLRIVKRILEYHDADILYSSPEEYMNKFTLFFKK comes from the coding sequence ATGTCTTTAAAAAGAAAGATAGCTTTAACGATCAGTATCGCCTTTTCATTACTCTTTGGAATGGTGATGGCGGTTATTTATTTATCTTTTAATGACTTCAGAAGGGATGAATTTAAGGAACGTTTCAGGCAGCGGCTTGAATTTACTTCTCACTTTATCTCAAAATCCAAGGACTTTGAAGAAGAAGCACCGGTTTTCTTCAATGAAAACTCAGATAATATTCTTTTGAATGAAAAGATTTTAATTTTCAATGAAAAAAAAGAATTAATCTACAGTACAATAAAAGACAGGAATGTCACCTGGGACAGTGCCATGCTTAAAGAGCTGGATAAAAAGAAGATCATTTATACGGAAAAAACAATTCCCGAGATCTATGCTGCCCTCAGAACCATTAATGGTGAAAATTATTATATCCTTACAAGTGCCTTCGATACCAATGGGAAATCAAAATTAGGATATCTTAAATATCTTTTGATTACAGCCTATGTAATGAGTACTATGCTTATCGGCTTTTTTAGTTATTATTTTGTGGAAAAGTTCCTTCGCCCGCTGGAAGACCTGAACAAAGAGATTTCTGAAGTTACAGCCCATAAACTGACTACGCAGATTCCCGTACAACAGTCTAATGATGAAGTAAGTGTCCTTGCTAAATCATTTAATACAATGATCGGAAGGCTGGATGACGTGTTTCAGTCTCAAAAAGATTTTACGGCCAGTGCTTCACATGAGATCAGGACACCTATTACAAGAATGGCCTTTCAGTTAGAGAACCTGATTAAGTTTGAGGAACATTCTCCGGAAACCCTGTCTTCTTTAAAACAAATCCAGAGGGATGTATACCAGCTGTCTGATCTTACGAATTCACTTTTACTGCTTACGAAATTTGATAAAGAAAATATCCAGAGCATTTATGAAGAAGTAAGAATTGATGAAATTATTTTTGAAGCTTTTGAAGCCGTAGAAAAAAGTTATCCACAGCTTAAACTGGATTTCATGATTAATGAAGACAGCTCAGAAAATGCATTTCTTACGATAAAAGGAATTCAGTCGCTATTGGTAATCGTCTTCATTAACCTGTTTAAAAACGCAGCGGTATATTCAGACAATACAGAGGTGAACGTTCTGATTACCGAAACCAACGAAAATCTTTCCATTGAGGTTATTTCCCACGGAAATACCATTTCTGAAGAAGAGCAGGCAAAATTATTTGAAGCCTTCACAAGAGGAAATAATGCTCAGAATATATCAGGATCAGGTCTTGGTCTGAGAATCGTTAAAAGGATTCTGGAATATCACGATGCTGATATCCTGTATTCATCACCGGAAGAGTATATGAACAAATTTACGCTGTTCTTTAAAAAATAG
- the rpsU gene encoding 30S ribosomal protein S21, with amino-acid sequence MLIIPVKDGESIDRALKKYKRKFDKTGTVRQLRSRQQFIKPSVTLRQARLKAAYKQRALSKEEQA; translated from the coding sequence ATGTTAATAATTCCAGTAAAAGATGGTGAATCCATCGACAGAGCTTTAAAAAAATACAAGAGAAAATTTGATAAAACAGGAACTGTTCGTCAATTAAGATCTAGACAACAGTTTATTAAGCCTTCTGTAACTTTGAGACAAGCTAGATTAAAAGCGGCTTACAAACAAAGAGCACTTAGCAAAGAAGAGCAGGCTTAA
- a CDS encoding efflux RND transporter permease subunit: protein MNKFIKNIIAFSLKNKAFTFIWVAILAISGFISFKNMPIEAFPDVTNTQIVIITQWNGRSAEEVERFVTTPIELAMSPVQKKTSVRSTTMFGLSIVKILFDDGVDDTFARNQVNNQLRTISLPDEVDPEVQPPYGPTGEIFRYTLESKTKDSRALLTLQNWVIDRALRGVPGVADINVFGGQDKVFELSIDPRALDKYNLTPLQVYDAVTKSNLNVGGDVIEKNGQAYVVRGIGLVKSVADIGNITIQNDSGNPVLVKNVAEVHESSMPRVGQAALNHHDDTVEGIVVMRKGENPREVLVGVKAKIKELNEKILPKDVKMVTFYDRDNLMDFTTHTVMHNLIEGIVLVTVIVLIFMADWRTTLIVSIIIPLSLLFAFLCLKLAGMSANLLSLGAVDFGIIIDGAVVMVEGLFVMLDHKAHKYGTEKFNKLAKGGWIKQTGTGLGKAIFFSKLIIITSLIPIFSFQKVEGKMFSPLAFTLGFALMGALIFTLTLVPVLSHILLNKNVKEKNNPFVNFWDRIVLKGFNLTFKHKKMSMIVAISFLAVTLFSGKFLGTEFLPQLNEGSLWITAEMPMSSSLKESLKTADLLKKDIMSFSEVTDVLAQTGRSNDGTDPNGFGFVQFAVNLKPREEWKRKITYDELINEIDKKLRSYQGITFNYSQPISDNVAEAVAGFKAENGIKIYGDNLETLDKLAHEVLLKIKDVQGVKDPGIIKNIGQPEVSVVLDRDKMAAYGVMPADAQAVLEMAFGGKTASEMFDGERKFPIRLRYSQEYRTNENDIAALMVPTQDGAKIPLKEISTIVKDNGAAFIYRDNIKRYIGVKFSIRDRDLGSTIADAQKKVETIELPDGYSVGWTGQFENQQRASHRLAQVVPVSILMIFFLLFILFGNMKDSLLVLANVPFALIGGIIALHVTGINFGISAGVGMIALLGICIQNGVILITEFHQNVKDGMDIDTAILNGVKSRTRPVIMTALMASIGLMPAALSTGIGSESQKPLAIVIIGGLITATVLTLLIFPIIFWIFNRTKKLSQI, encoded by the coding sequence ATGAATAAATTCATCAAAAATATAATCGCTTTTTCATTAAAAAATAAAGCATTCACCTTTATCTGGGTCGCGATTTTAGCTATCTCCGGCTTTATAAGTTTCAAAAATATGCCTATTGAAGCTTTTCCGGATGTAACCAATACCCAGATTGTCATCATCACCCAATGGAATGGGCGCAGTGCAGAAGAAGTAGAACGTTTTGTCACTACTCCTATTGAATTGGCGATGAGCCCGGTTCAGAAGAAAACAAGCGTCAGAAGTACTACCATGTTCGGACTTTCTATTGTTAAAATTCTGTTTGACGATGGGGTGGACGATACTTTTGCCAGAAATCAGGTCAATAACCAGTTAAGAACCATTAGCCTGCCTGATGAAGTAGATCCCGAAGTGCAGCCCCCTTACGGCCCAACCGGTGAAATTTTCAGATACACTCTGGAAAGTAAAACAAAAGACTCCCGGGCATTGCTTACCCTGCAAAACTGGGTGATAGACCGCGCTTTGAGAGGAGTTCCCGGTGTAGCAGATATCAACGTTTTCGGAGGACAAGATAAAGTTTTTGAGCTGAGTATCGATCCGAGAGCTTTGGATAAATATAATCTGACACCGCTTCAGGTATATGATGCCGTCACCAAGAGTAACCTGAATGTAGGAGGGGATGTTATTGAAAAAAATGGCCAGGCTTATGTAGTAAGAGGAATTGGCCTCGTAAAATCAGTAGCCGATATCGGAAATATTACCATCCAGAATGACAGCGGAAACCCTGTTTTGGTAAAAAATGTAGCGGAAGTTCATGAAAGCTCCATGCCCAGGGTAGGGCAGGCCGCCCTTAATCATCATGACGATACGGTAGAAGGAATCGTTGTGATGCGAAAAGGAGAAAACCCAAGAGAAGTTCTGGTAGGAGTAAAAGCTAAAATTAAAGAACTTAACGAAAAAATACTTCCCAAAGATGTAAAAATGGTCACTTTCTATGACCGGGACAATCTCATGGATTTCACTACTCATACCGTAATGCATAATCTTATTGAAGGTATTGTACTGGTAACGGTAATTGTTTTGATCTTCATGGCAGATTGGAGAACAACCCTGATTGTTTCTATCATCATCCCTCTTTCCTTGTTATTTGCCTTTTTATGTTTAAAACTGGCAGGAATGAGTGCCAACCTGCTTTCATTAGGAGCAGTAGATTTCGGGATTATCATTGACGGAGCCGTCGTCATGGTGGAAGGTCTCTTCGTAATGCTGGATCATAAAGCGCATAAATACGGGACGGAGAAGTTTAATAAACTCGCCAAAGGAGGATGGATCAAGCAGACCGGAACCGGACTGGGAAAAGCCATCTTCTTTTCAAAATTAATCATCATCACTTCCTTGATTCCCATCTTCTCATTCCAGAAAGTGGAAGGGAAAATGTTTTCCCCTTTGGCTTTTACACTGGGATTTGCATTAATGGGAGCTTTGATATTCACCTTAACATTGGTTCCTGTTCTTTCGCATATTCTTTTGAACAAAAATGTAAAAGAAAAAAATAATCCGTTTGTTAATTTCTGGGACAGAATCGTTTTGAAAGGCTTTAATTTAACATTTAAGCACAAAAAAATGAGTATGATTGTAGCGATTTCCTTTTTGGCTGTCACGTTATTTTCCGGTAAATTCCTGGGAACGGAATTCCTTCCTCAGCTGAATGAAGGTTCATTATGGATTACTGCCGAAATGCCGATGAGCTCCTCATTAAAAGAGTCTCTGAAAACAGCAGATCTTTTAAAGAAAGATATTATGAGCTTCTCCGAAGTGACAGATGTTCTTGCGCAGACAGGAAGAAGTAATGACGGAACAGACCCCAACGGGTTTGGGTTCGTACAGTTTGCCGTCAACCTTAAGCCGAGAGAAGAATGGAAACGTAAAATTACCTACGATGAACTGATCAATGAAATAGACAAAAAACTCAGAAGCTACCAGGGAATTACCTTTAACTATTCCCAGCCGATTTCCGATAACGTTGCAGAAGCCGTAGCAGGCTTTAAAGCTGAGAATGGAATTAAAATCTACGGCGATAATCTGGAAACCCTTGATAAACTGGCTCATGAAGTTTTATTAAAGATTAAAGACGTACAAGGGGTAAAAGATCCGGGAATCATTAAGAATATTGGCCAGCCTGAAGTAAGCGTTGTGCTGGACAGAGATAAAATGGCTGCTTACGGTGTAATGCCTGCGGATGCACAAGCTGTTTTAGAAATGGCTTTTGGAGGAAAAACGGCTTCGGAAATGTTTGACGGTGAAAGAAAATTCCCCATCCGTCTCCGTTATTCCCAGGAATACAGAACCAATGAAAATGATATAGCTGCTTTGATGGTGCCTACACAGGACGGAGCGAAAATTCCTTTAAAAGAAATAAGCACCATTGTTAAAGATAACGGAGCTGCATTTATTTACAGAGACAATATCAAACGGTACATTGGCGTTAAATTTTCTATTCGTGACAGAGATCTGGGAAGCACGATTGCTGATGCCCAGAAAAAAGTGGAAACCATTGAACTTCCGGACGGTTATTCTGTAGGGTGGACAGGCCAGTTTGAAAACCAGCAGCGAGCCTCGCACAGGTTGGCGCAGGTAGTGCCGGTGAGTATCCTGATGATTTTCTTCCTGTTGTTTATCCTGTTCGGAAATATGAAAGATTCACTTCTTGTATTAGCGAACGTGCCATTTGCTTTAATAGGGGGAATTATCGCTTTACATGTTACGGGAATCAATTTTGGAATCTCGGCGGGAGTAGGAATGATTGCTCTTCTGGGAATCTGTATCCAGAACGGAGTGATTCTTATTACGGAATTTCATCAGAATGTTAAAGATGGGATGGATATAGATACTGCGATATTAAATGGGGTGAAATCCAGAACCAGACCTGTGATCATGACCGCGCTTATGGCTTCTATCGGGCTTATGCCGGCAGCCTTGTCTACCGGAATCGGTTCAGAATCCCAAAAACCTCTTGCTATTGTCATTATCGGAGGGTTGATTACCGCAACCGTGCTTACTCTGCTTATATTTCCAATCATCTTCTGGATTTTCAACAGAACGAAAAAACTCAGCCAAATTTAA